DNA from Candidatus Dormiibacterota bacterium:
CGGAGCCAGCGGTAGCGGCCGCGCGGCGGTTCGGACAGGAGGCGCGCCGGCCTGATGCTCAGCACGAGGCGCCGGTAGGTGATCGAGTGGCGGATGATGGCGACCGGCCTCTCGAGCTCGAGACTCAAGCCGTCGATGGCACCGCCCCGGGCCTGCGTCGGAAACTCCCATAACCCATGCATCAGATTTCGATCCGTGCGGCGGCGGAGAAGGAGCCGCCCGTCCCGTGAGACGACGGCCACATCGGCGCGGACCGTCACGGGAGACCGGGGCGGCGACTGGGGAAGGGGAACGCGGTCCTGCACCCCAGCCGCCCGCGCCAGGCAGCGCCGCCTCACGGGGCACGCCGGGCAGGACGGGCTCCGGGGCGTGCACAAGGTGGCCCCGAGCTCCATGAGCGCCTGGTTGAGATCGCCCGGAGAATCGGTGGCGTTCACGAGATCGTCCGCCCCGGCCCACAGCTCCCTCCCGCGGGCCGCCGTCCGGGGCCCGCGCAGGAGAAAGAGGCGGGACAGGACGCGGGCGACGTTGCCGTCGACGACCGGCAGGCGCTCGCCGTACGCGATGCTCAGGACCGCTCCCGCGGTGTAGCGCCCGACGCCGGGCAGCGCGAGCGCCTCCTCGAGGCGGCGCGGGAAGCGCCCGCCGTGTCGCCGGACGATCTGGCGCGCCGCCGCGTGCAGGTGACGGGCCCGCCGGTAGTAGCCGAGCCCGGACCAGGCGGCGAGAACGTCGGAGAGACGGGCCCCGGCCAGGGCGGCGAGGGTCGGGAACGCGCTCATGAACCGGGCATAGTAGGGAAGAACGGCCTGCACAGTCGTCTGCTGCAGCATGACCTCGGAGATCCAGACGCGGTAGGGTCCCGGTCGACGGCGCCACGGCAGATCGCGGCGATGCCGTCTGTACCAGGCGAGCAGCGCCGGGATCAGGTCGGGACGCGCGCTTCGTCGATCGGTCACGCCGCCGATTATAATGACGGAATGACGAACGAAGGGGAGGTCTCGGTCGCCCGCCATCCCAGGGCCTATCGCGAGAACCTCTATGTCTACCCGGTCCTGTCCCGCCGGGCCCGCGGCATTTCCATCGGCATCAACCTGAACCCCGACAAAGTCTGCAATTTCGACTGCATCTACTGCCAGGTGGATCGAACGACGCCGGCGGCCATCCGCCGGGTCGACGAAACCCGCCTCAAGGACGAGCTCCTCGCGATCCTCCAGGAGGCGAAAGAGGGAGCGCTGTACGAGCGGCCGGAGTTCAGGACCGTCCCCGAGGTGTTCCGTGTCGTGCGCGACATCACCTTCGCCGGCGACGGGGAGCCGCCGTCCTATGCCAATTTCAAGGGGGTGGTCGAGGACGTCCTGGCGATCAAGAAGGCGGCCGGGTTCCCCGGGCTCAAGGTCATCCTGCTGACCAACGCCACCCTCATCGACCGGGACAGGGTGAAGGAGGCCATGCGTCTTTTGGACGAGGACCACGGCGAGTTCTGGTTGAAGCTGGACGCCGGGACCGAGGAGTATTACCGGCTCGTCGATCGGACCTCGATCCCGTTCTCGAAGGTCATGGCGAACATCAGGGAGGCGGCCCGGCTGCGACCGATCGTCCTGCAGAGCCTGTTCATGAAGGTCAGGGGGGAAGGGCCGTCTCCCGCCGAGATCGCCGCATTCTGCGATCGCGTGCGCGAGATCCTGTCGGACGGCACAGTCTCGCTCATCCAGGTCTACACCGTGGCCCGCCGGCCCGCCGAGCCGTACGTCGCGCCGTTGCCGGACGTCGACCTCGACCTGATCGCGGCCGAGGTCCGAAGACGCGTTCCCTCGGTCCCGGTCGAGACCTTCTACAGCGACCGGATGAGCTGACGCGGCCCCGCCCCGGGGCCACGTCCTTCAGGGGCACTCCCTCCGATCGACGATCGGCTCGCCGCTCCTGTCCAGGACGGCCGCGTAGGCGGCGAAGCCTCGTCCCTTCCGGGTGTAACGCGCGTCCCGCACCACGACGACCCGGCCGCCGCCCGGATCCTCCTCGAGGGTGGCGAACGGAAAACGGAAGAACTCGCGGATGACCTCGCCGGCGCAGCTCGTCAGCAGGCGAGCGGCGGCGGGGTCGTCCAGGCCGCGGGGCAGGGTCGCCATCGTGGCGGTCCCGTCCACGAACGGCAGCGCGGCGACGGTCCCGTGGCGGAGAGTCGATGCGTCGGCGATGATCCCTTCCCAGCGGAAGGGATCGGCGGGGCGCGGCAGCGCCGCCACCGTCGGCGCACGCCCTCCTGCGCGTTCGGCGCCCCTCTGTCCGAGCCGCCCGAGCGCCGCGTGGTGCGAGACGGCGCACAGGGCGGCGTACAGCACGACCAGAACCAGTCCGGCGCGCGCCGCCCGCGATCCATCTCCGTGTCTTCCGGCGGCGCCGCGGCAGACGGCGAGGGCCGTCAGGAGAGCCGCGGCCCAGGCGATCCGGCAGGCCGCGGGGACGACCGGCGTGAAGAGAACCACGCAGGCCGCGACGGCGGCTCCCATGAGCCAGACCCTGTCCCGACGACGCCCGCCCGAGCCGGAGAGGTAGACCGCTCCGCCGAGGAACAGCCACAGCCACGGGTCGACGATGACCCAGAGGTCGCCATAGACCCAGCGGTCGCTCCAGGGAAGGAACGGACGGATGCCGTACGAATTCGCGGCGTCCATCAGAAGATGGCTTGCCACGCCGATCGCCGCCGCGATCAGGAGCGGGAGCGGCTTCGCCTTGTCCTCGAGCGGCCGGGCCGGGAGCCGGCGGTCGATGAGGAGGAGGATGATCCACCAGGAGAGCGCCAGGACGGCGAAACCGGCAATCGAGTGCGTGAAGCCCCGGTGCTCGTGGTAGTAGACCAGGACACTCCTGAAGCTGCTCCACGCCAGGTCCACGTCGGGCAGGTTGGCGCCGATCACGAGGGCCGTCGTGGCCAGGGGCGTGGTCTTCCCCAGACCCGCGCGAGCCAGCGCGAGACCCGTGAGCGTGTGGCAGACGTTTTCCATCGGGCCGGCGTGCTAAGATTTTTTTCGCATGAACAGGTTAAGCGTCCGATCCCCCCGCCGCGCTGGAGCGCGCCTCTGGAAGGCGCTCAACGTCCAGTTCGACGACTTCCGCGTATGGTACAAGATCACCTATCGGCGCGGGCGTATCCTGGCGACCGAAGGGGACGCCTGGCAGGGTCTGGACGCGCCTGCCCACTTCGAGAACCCCGCCCTGTTCTATCACGGCGACGGCACCGTCCCGCGCGTCGCGACGCACACGGTGGGGCGCATCCCCGGCGCCGACGTCCTCCGCTTCACCTTCCCTACGCTTCACCCCATGAAGTTCAAGGAGACCAACGTCGCCGTGGGGCGCTTCTACCGCAGCCGGCGGCCGCGCGCCCCGGTCGTGATCATCAGCCACGGCTGGGCGCACAAGACGCTGCGGACGGTCGAGCACCTGTACGTCCGGCCGTTCGTCCGGGCCGGGTTCTCGGTGGCGTTCGTCGCGCACCCGTTGCATTTCGAGCGGACCCCGCCCGGCACCTACAGCGGCGAGCTCGTGGTGTCGGCCGACGTGGTCCTGACGGTCGAGGCGTTCCGGCAGGGGGTGATCGACATGCTGGCGACCGCGAACTGGCTGCGGGCCGAGGGGCACGGCGCTGTCGGGGTGTTCGGGTACTCCCTGGGCGGCTACCTCGCGGGGATCATGACGGCGGTGCGGGACGACTGGGCGTTCGCGGTCCTCGGCGGCGCGGGCGACTCACCGGTCTCCCCGATCCTGGACACGCGTCTGGGGCGGAACATCCGGGAGGATCTCGCCGCCTGCGGCATGCTCGATCGCGCCAGGCTGCAGCGGGCCTGGAAGGTGATCTCTCCCGGGGCGTTCCGCCCTCGCCTGCCGAAGGAACGCATCCTGCTCATCGCGGGTCGCTACGACCGGATCATGCTCCCCGCCTCTGTCCGGCGCCTCTGGCGCGCCTGGGGCCGCCCGCGGATCCAGTGGATGAACCGCGGACACTACGCGCTCCTGGCGACCAACCGGGGGCTGATGTCGCACGCCATCCCGTTCATGAAGACGATGACCGACCCCGGCGCTCAGGCCGCGGCGTCGACCGCGGGACCGGCGGGTGCGGGTCGCGTGGTGAGCAGCTCGAACCATTTGTAGACGCAGTTCCCGATGGTCACGATGATGCAAGCCATCATGACGACCGTCAGCGTGGCGTTCAGGTAATTCTGGAAGCGCAGCGCGGCGGTGGCGGCGGCGCGCGCCGTCGGAAGGAAGATGTCGGTGATCGACAGCCAGCCGGCCGTGAGGGTCGTGGTCGCGACGAACGCCAGCGGGACGAGGGTCACCCAGGCGTAGCGCGCCTTGCCCGATCGGATGATCACCGTGGTGCCGATCGACAGCGCCATCGCCGCGAGCAGCTGATTGGCGATCCCGAACATCGGCCAGATGGTGCCGATGGTTCCGGTGTGGATGAAATAACCCCAGGCGCCGACGATGAGGAACGAGGAGAGGACGGCCCCCGGCAGCCAGTCGGTCCTCTCCATCGGGCGGTAGAACCTTCCGAGAAACTCCTGCAGCAGAAAGCGGGCGACACGCGTGCCCGCGTCGATCGTGGTCAGGATGAACAACGCCTCGAACATGATGGCGAAGTGGTACCAGTACGCCATCAGCCCGCGGAGCCCCGGGATATTGGCGAAGACGTGGGCCATCCCGACCGCCAGGGACACCGCGCCGCCCGTGCGGCCCGCGACCTCCTCGCCGACGGCGCGCGACAGGTCGGGCAGCTCGCTCACCTGCATCCCCAGGGCCGCGAAGCGTTCCGGAGGAACGTTGATGGCAAAGTAGTCGGCCGGGGCCAGCGACAGCACGGCGATGAAGGCCATGACACCCACGAACCCCTCGCAGAGCATCGCCCCGTAGGCGACCGGCCGGGCGTCCGTCTCCTTGTCCAGCATCTTCGGCGTGGTGCCGGAGCTCACCAGGGCATGGAACCCCGAGATGGCGCCGCAGGCGATGGTGATGAAGCAGAACGGGAAGACCTTGCCGGGAATGATCGGGCCGCCGCCGGCGACGAACTGAGTGAACGCAGGCATCTGGATGCGCGGAGCGACCAGGAAGACACCCAGGGCCAGGGCAGCGACGGTGCCGATCTTCATGTAGGACGACAGGTAATCGCGCGGGCAGAGGAGCATCCAGACAGGCAGGACCGACGCGACGAAACCGTAGGCCGCGAGGAGAAGAGTCAGCTGGCCGCGCGTGAACGTGAACCAGGGCGCGAGGAAGGAGCCCGGGATGAAGCGGCCGACGATGACCGCCAGGACGAGGCCGATGACCCCGATGATCGTCCCGCTCGTCTGCGCGCCGGGCTTCCAGCGGAACATGTAGAATCCCATGAACAGCGCCAGAGGGATCGTGACGGCGATGGTGAAGGTCCCCCAGGCCGAGCGCTCCAGGGCGTTGACCACCGCCAGACCCAGCCCGGCCAGGGCGATCACCACGATGAACAGGATCGCCAGCATGGCCGTGAAGCCGGCGAGGGAGTTCACCTCGGTCCGCGCGATTTCGGCGAGCGACTTGCCGTCCCGGCGCACCGAGGCGGTCAGGATCACGAAGTCGTGCACCGCCCCGCCGAGCACCACGCCGACGACCAGCCAGAGGAGGCCGGGGGCCCATCCGAACTGCGCCGCCAGAACCGGACCGATGAGCGGCCCCGCCCCGGCGATGGCGGCGAAGTGGTGGCCGAACAGGAGCCAGCGGTTCATCGGCTGGTAGTTCTGGCCGTCGTAGAGGCGGTGCGCGGGGGTCGTCCGCGCGTCGTCGAGGGCCAGGACTCTTGCCGCCACGAACGCGGAGTAGTAGCGGTAACCGATGACCATGCTGCAGATGGCGAAGATCAGGATCGGCAGGGCGTTCATCCGTCTCATGCTACCACGGACCCCCGCGTACCCTCGCGGCGGCGCGGCCTGCGCCCGCCGGGCACGGGTCCGCGTCGCTGCGCGACGCTCCCCTCGCCTCGCTCCGCCCGCCGCGCGAAGGCGCGCGCGGCGGGGCCCCGTCGCTCGGTCTCGCACGGCCCGGCGGGCGCAGGCCGCGCCGCCGCGAGGGTCGGACGGGTATAATGCCGTGCGATGGAACAGACACAAGTCACGACACCCGCGGTCACGTTCGAAAGATCACCCGCTTCCTACCGTCACTGGAAGCTGGAGATCCAGGGGGACGTCGCGCGGCTCGTTCTCGATGTGAAGGACAACGAGCCGCTCCGGCCGGGTTACGTCCTGAAGCTGAACTCTTACGACCTGGGCGTGGATATCGAGCTCGCCGATGCCGTGCAGCGGCTCCGGTTCGAGCACCCCGAGGTCCGGGCCGTGGCGATCGTGTCGGGAAAGGACCGGGTGTTTTCGGCGGGGGCGAACATCCACATGCTGGCGGCCTCGTCGCACGCCTTCAAGGTGAACTTCTGCAAGTTCACCAATGAAACGCGTCTCGCGATCGAAGAGGCCTGCGCCCGCTCGGGACAGGTGTACCTTGCCGCCTGCAGCGGCGTCACAGCCGGGGGCGGCTACGAGCTGGCGCTCGCCTGCGACGAGATCCTCCTGGTCGACGACGGCAACTCGGCCGTGAGCCTTCCCGAGGTGCCGCTGCTCGGCGTCCTGCCGGGCACGGGCGGTCTGACACGGCTGGTGGACAAGAGAAGGGTCCGCCGCGATCACGCCGACATATTCTGCACGACGGCGGAGGGGATCAAGGGGCAGCGCGCCGTCGACTGGCATCTGGTCGACGGCATCGCTCCGAAGAGCCGGTTCGAGGAGCTGGTGCAGGGGCGCCTGTCGCGTCTCGCGTCGGGCTCGCCGCGAAGGGACGGGCCCGGAGTCGCGCTGGCGCCGCTGGTCTGCCGGCCCGCGGCGGATGGGATCGCCTACACGCACCTGCAGGTCTCGATCGACCGGAAGGAACGCACGGCATCGTTCCGCCTGCGGGGGCCGGATGGGCCGCCCCCCGCCGACGCCGGGGAGCTCCGCCGGCAGGGGAGCGACGCCTGGATGCTGCGCCTGTTCCGCGAGCTGGACGACGCCGTCTGCAGGATGCGCTTCAACGAGGAAGAGATCGGACTGTGGCTGTTCTCGTCGGAAGGAGATGCGGACCGCGTGACGGCCCACGACACGACGCTGGCGCGCCTCGCCGGCTCGGACTGGTTCGCGCGCGAGATCCTCCTGCACGCGGGACGGACGCTGCGGCGTCTCGACGTGACCGCCCGGAGCCTGTTCGCGCTCGTCGAGCCGGGGTCCTGCTTCGTGGGGTCCGTCCTCGAGATTCTCCTGGCGTCCGACCGGTCCTATGCCCTCGACGACGCGACGAAACCTGTCACCCTCGGCCTGTCGCCGCTCAACTTCGGCGCGCTGCCGATGGGGCACGGCCCGACGCGGCTCGAGACGCGCCTGCCGCACCGAGCCGAGGCGCTGCGTCAGTTCCTGGACGCCACCGAGTCGGGCGCGCCCCCGCGGTTCGATGCGCGCGCCGCCGCCGAGACGGGGATCGTGACCGTCGCCGCCGACGACATCGACTATCCCGACGAGGTGCGCGTGGCGATCGAGGAGCGCACGTCGCTGTCCCCCGATGCCCTGACCGGGATGGAAGCGTCGCTGCGCTTCCCCGGCATGGAGGCGATGCCCACCAAGATCTTCGGCCGTCTCTCCGCCTGGCAGAACTGGATCTTCCAGCGACCGAACGCCACCGGCGATCACGGCGCCCTGAAGTGCTACGGGAAGCCTTCGCGCCCCGTCTTCGACTGGAGGAGGACGTAGCGTGCAGCTCCACGAGACGATCCCGAACAATGTCGATCTGGCGGACGACAAGAAGCTGCTGCGGGCGCTGGAGCACTGGCAGCCGTCGTTCCTCGAGTGGTGGAGACAGATGGGCCCCGAGAGCTTCCAGGCCGCCGACGTCTACCTCCGGACCGCCATCTCGGTCGACTCGGCCGGCTGGGCCAACTTCGACTTCGTCAGGATGCCGGAGTACCGCTGGGGGATCTTCCTGGCCGCGCCCGAGCCCGACAGAAGGATCGGTTTCGGGGATCTCATGGGGCAGCCGGTCTGGCAGGAGGTCCCCGGGGAGTATCGCAACCTGCTGCGCCGTCTGATCGTGACGCAGGGGGACACGGAGCCCGCCTCGGTCGAGCAGCAGCGCCGGCTGGGGGCGACCGCCCCGAGCCTGTACGACCTGCGCAACCTGTTCCAGGTGAACGTCGAGGAGGGGAGACACCTCTGGGCGATGGTGTACCTCCTGCACCGCTACTTCGGCCGCGACGGCCGGGAGGAGGCGGAGGCGCTCCTGGCGCGCCGCTCGGGCGATCCGGATCGTCCCCGCATCCTCGGCGCCTTCAACGCTCCGATCGACGACTGGCTCTCCTTCTACATGTTCACGATGTTCACCGACCGCGACGGGAAGTACCAGCTCCTGGCCCTGGCGGAGAGCGGTCTCGACCCCCTGGCCCGCACCACGCGCTTCATGCTGACCGAGGAAGCGCACCACATGTTCGTCGGCGAGACCGGCATCCGGCGGATCGTGCAGCGCTCGTGCGAGCTGACCAGGGCGGCCCGGGACGGCGACGCCCGCCGGGAGGGCGGGATCGACCTCCCGACGCTGCAGAAGTACATCAACTCCTGGTATTCCGTGTCGCTGGATCTGTTCGGCGGCGAGATCTCCTCGAACGCGGCGGAGTACTTCGCCTGCGGTCTCAAGGGTCGGGCCAACGAGAAGAAGCACGAAGACCACGTGGCGCTCGAAGGGACGTACCCCATGGCGGTCCCCGAGAACGGCCGCCTGCGGGACAACGACGTCCCGCTGCGCAACGCCATGAACGAGATCCTGCGCGACGCCTACATCGACGACAATCAGCGCGGCCTCGACATGTGGAACAA
Protein-coding regions in this window:
- the mutY gene encoding A/G-specific adenine glycosylase, translated to MTDRRSARPDLIPALLAWYRRHRRDLPWRRRPGPYRVWISEVMLQQTTVQAVLPYYARFMSAFPTLAALAGARLSDVLAAWSGLGYYRRARHLHAAARQIVRRHGGRFPRRLEEALALPGVGRYTAGAVLSIAYGERLPVVDGNVARVLSRLFLLRGPRTAARGRELWAGADDLVNATDSPGDLNQALMELGATLCTPRSPSCPACPVRRRCLARAAGVQDRVPLPQSPPRSPVTVRADVAVVSRDGRLLLRRRTDRNLMHGLWEFPTQARGGAIDGLSLELERPVAIIRHSITYRRLVLSIRPARLLSEPPRGRYRWLRSADLSLLPTSSIVRKVLAALEEHRSKDEYREPLAGLRPPPDRGSGPGGPLPRVPSGTSRRFDRSARLC
- a CDS encoding radical SAM protein, translating into MTNEGEVSVARHPRAYRENLYVYPVLSRRARGISIGINLNPDKVCNFDCIYCQVDRTTPAAIRRVDETRLKDELLAILQEAKEGALYERPEFRTVPEVFRVVRDITFAGDGEPPSYANFKGVVEDVLAIKKAAGFPGLKVILLTNATLIDRDRVKEAMRLLDEDHGEFWLKLDAGTEEYYRLVDRTSIPFSKVMANIREAARLRPIVLQSLFMKVRGEGPSPAEIAAFCDRVREILSDGTVSLIQVYTVARRPAEPYVAPLPDVDLDLIAAEVRRRVPSVPVETFYSDRMS
- a CDS encoding metal-dependent hydrolase; this encodes MENVCHTLTGLALARAGLGKTTPLATTALVIGANLPDVDLAWSSFRSVLVYYHEHRGFTHSIAGFAVLALSWWIILLLIDRRLPARPLEDKAKPLPLLIAAAIGVASHLLMDAANSYGIRPFLPWSDRWVYGDLWVIVDPWLWLFLGGAVYLSGSGGRRRDRVWLMGAAVAACVVLFTPVVPAACRIAWAAALLTALAVCRGAAGRHGDGSRAARAGLVLVVLYAALCAVSHHAALGRLGQRGAERAGGRAPTVAALPRPADPFRWEGIIADASTLRHGTVAALPFVDGTATMATLPRGLDDPAAARLLTSCAGEVIREFFRFPFATLEEDPGGGRVVVVRDARYTRKGRGFAAYAAVLDRSGEPIVDRRECP
- a CDS encoding alpha/beta hydrolase family protein — its product is MNRLSVRSPRRAGARLWKALNVQFDDFRVWYKITYRRGRILATEGDAWQGLDAPAHFENPALFYHGDGTVPRVATHTVGRIPGADVLRFTFPTLHPMKFKETNVAVGRFYRSRRPRAPVVIISHGWAHKTLRTVEHLYVRPFVRAGFSVAFVAHPLHFERTPPGTYSGELVVSADVVLTVEAFRQGVIDMLATANWLRAEGHGAVGVFGYSLGGYLAGIMTAVRDDWAFAVLGGAGDSPVSPILDTRLGRNIREDLAACGMLDRARLQRAWKVISPGAFRPRLPKERILLIAGRYDRIMLPASVRRLWRAWGRPRIQWMNRGHYALLATNRGLMSHAIPFMKTMTDPGAQAAASTAGPAGAGRVVSSSNHL
- a CDS encoding carbon starvation protein A, giving the protein MRRMNALPILIFAICSMVIGYRYYSAFVAARVLALDDARTTPAHRLYDGQNYQPMNRWLLFGHHFAAIAGAGPLIGPVLAAQFGWAPGLLWLVVGVVLGGAVHDFVILTASVRRDGKSLAEIARTEVNSLAGFTAMLAILFIVVIALAGLGLAVVNALERSAWGTFTIAVTIPLALFMGFYMFRWKPGAQTSGTIIGVIGLVLAVIVGRFIPGSFLAPWFTFTRGQLTLLLAAYGFVASVLPVWMLLCPRDYLSSYMKIGTVAALALGVFLVAPRIQMPAFTQFVAGGGPIIPGKVFPFCFITIACGAISGFHALVSSGTTPKMLDKETDARPVAYGAMLCEGFVGVMAFIAVLSLAPADYFAINVPPERFAALGMQVSELPDLSRAVGEEVAGRTGGAVSLAVGMAHVFANIPGLRGLMAYWYHFAIMFEALFILTTIDAGTRVARFLLQEFLGRFYRPMERTDWLPGAVLSSFLIVGAWGYFIHTGTIGTIWPMFGIANQLLAAMALSIGTTVIIRSGKARYAWVTLVPLAFVATTTLTAGWLSITDIFLPTARAAATAALRFQNYLNATLTVVMMACIIVTIGNCVYKWFELLTTRPAPAGPAVDAAA
- the boxC gene encoding 2,3-epoxybenzoyl-CoA dihydrolase, which produces MEQTQVTTPAVTFERSPASYRHWKLEIQGDVARLVLDVKDNEPLRPGYVLKLNSYDLGVDIELADAVQRLRFEHPEVRAVAIVSGKDRVFSAGANIHMLAASSHAFKVNFCKFTNETRLAIEEACARSGQVYLAACSGVTAGGGYELALACDEILLVDDGNSAVSLPEVPLLGVLPGTGGLTRLVDKRRVRRDHADIFCTTAEGIKGQRAVDWHLVDGIAPKSRFEELVQGRLSRLASGSPRRDGPGVALAPLVCRPAADGIAYTHLQVSIDRKERTASFRLRGPDGPPPADAGELRRQGSDAWMLRLFRELDDAVCRMRFNEEEIGLWLFSSEGDADRVTAHDTTLARLAGSDWFAREILLHAGRTLRRLDVTARSLFALVEPGSCFVGSVLEILLASDRSYALDDATKPVTLGLSPLNFGALPMGHGPTRLETRLPHRAEALRQFLDATESGAPPRFDARAAAETGIVTVAADDIDYPDEVRVAIEERTSLSPDALTGMEASLRFPGMEAMPTKIFGRLSAWQNWIFQRPNATGDHGALKCYGKPSRPVFDWRRT
- the boxB gene encoding benzoyl-CoA 2,3-epoxidase subunit BoxB, encoding MQLHETIPNNVDLADDKKLLRALEHWQPSFLEWWRQMGPESFQAADVYLRTAISVDSAGWANFDFVRMPEYRWGIFLAAPEPDRRIGFGDLMGQPVWQEVPGEYRNLLRRLIVTQGDTEPASVEQQRRLGATAPSLYDLRNLFQVNVEEGRHLWAMVYLLHRYFGRDGREEAEALLARRSGDPDRPRILGAFNAPIDDWLSFYMFTMFTDRDGKYQLLALAESGLDPLARTTRFMLTEEAHHMFVGETGIRRIVQRSCELTRAARDGDARREGGIDLPTLQKYINSWYSVSLDLFGGEISSNAAEYFACGLKGRANEKKHEDHVALEGTYPMAVPENGRLRDNDVPLRNAMNEILRDAYIDDNQRGLDMWNKTIAEHGIDLRLALPSRRFNRRIGIYADLCFSPEGEPVTRQEFERRQDDWLPSEADRTYVKSLMQTVHEPGRMANWIAAPTKGIDGKPLTFEYVRLV